The Astyanax mexicanus isolate ESR-SI-001 chromosome 4, AstMex3_surface, whole genome shotgun sequence genome segment ATTTTgtcctcagatcagtgtcatcatctctttctctgtactgctttactgattctctgatgtttgttcttaatcagaagctgcaggagaagtttatctctctagtgaagaatGAGCTGAACACATTtaagaagctcctgagtccagattacccagcatgcactgagggagaggtggatgaagatcagaagaagggggtgctgaaggtcacactgcacatcctgaggagcATGAATgagacagacctcgccaacatactagagagcagtaagagttcagGGACGTGACTATGGGTACCAACTAGTGCTAATTTATTTTCTCAGTGAAGTCTCaaaggaaaaacattaattaatttgattctaTAATTGTAGAATAACTGTAGTCCTTAAACTTAACACTTACTGATTTTTAAGGGACACCATGAATACATCTAAAGCAATTACAGCTGCTACAAAAACACCAATACATCCTTTACTTTAAAGTAGTGTACCATGTGTCCTACACTGAGATCTAATGCATGATCACGGCTAATtatgtttttcatattttcttcctctgttttcagaattggccccagcatgtCAACGAAAAATCAAATTCAAGCTAAGAGATAAAtatcagagaattaatgaaggaatttcAGGCTATGGAAAGTCAACACTTCTGAGtaagatctacacagagctctacatcacagagggaggggttggagatgtcaatcaggaacatgaggtgaaacagattgaaactgcatccaggaaaaaaacaacacaggaaagATCAATCAAATGCAACAACATCTTTAAAcccttaccagaacagaaacgacccatcagaactgtactgactaaaggagttgctggaattggaaaaacagtctctgtgcagaagtacattctggactggtctgaaggaaaagtaaatcaggacattctcttcatatttccacttccttttagagagctgaatctgatgaaggagaagaagctcagtctggtaaatcttcttcagagctttttcccagaaacacaagatttaaaaccaagacattacaagagctacaagatcatgttcatttttgatggtctggatgagtgtcgactgcctctggatttccagaacaatgagaacttgatgaatatagaagagcaaacctcagtggatgttctgctgacgaacctcatcaaggggaatctgcttccctctgctctcctctggatcacctctcgaccagcagcggtcaatcagatccctcctgagtgttttgaccaggtaacagaagtgcggggtttcagtgaccctcagaaacaggagtacttcagtaagaggatcagagatcaggacctggctaacaaagtcttcacacacatcaggtcttcaagaagcctctacatcatgtgccacataccggtcttctgctggattacagccactgttctagagagaatgctgagtgaagctgagagtggagaaattcccagaaccctgacgcagatgttcacacacttcctgatctttcagatcaaacacaagagccagaagtacagtgggaatagtgacactgatcctcagcagactagaacaagtatcctggctctggggaaactggcattccagcagctggagaaaggaaacctgatcttctatgaggaagatctaagagagagtggcatcaatattagagaagtgtcagtgtactcaggagtgtgtacccagatcttcagggaggaacatgagctgcacctcgGGAAGGtgttcagctttgtgcatctgagcgttcaggagtttcttgctgctttatatgcatttctctgcTTCATTGACAGAAGCGTTCTGAATCAGCAAACCACTAAAAACCAAAACACTGAACTATCTGAACTCTTCAGCAGGTCATCGatgactgacttcctcagcagtgccatagacagagccttacagagtgagagtggacaccttgacctgttccttcgtttcctcctAGGTCTCTCACTGCAGTCTAATCAGAATCTATTACGAGTCgtactgacacagacagagaggatctctcacagcaatgaggaaaccatcaaatacatcaagaagaagattgaggagaactcatctccagagaaatccatcaatctgttccactgtctaaatgaactgaatgatcattctctggtgcaggaagtgcagaaatacctgagtggaggtggtgaccgtcgtcttcaacaggccagcctctctcctgctcagtggtcagctctggcgtttgtgttggtgaactcagaagaagagctggaggagtttaacctcagtaaatatgatccatcagaggagtgtcttctgaggctgctgccagtagttaaaatatccagaagagttgtgtgagtatttttattcaggccttcacacagtttttaatcaactgctgatgtgtagaatGAGTTTCCATTTAATCACTGGtggattcacattatttacattgtTACATATAAGCATGCATTatcctttgtgtgtaataataatcaaaccatcattttaatgtaaacagtacgtgaagtttctgtcttagactgattaaatacaatcttaaaaaaaggttttgggcaaGTTATATGTTTTTTGTTGCACATCTCTTGCATCTTGCATCTCAATATGCTTTGGAGAAATGATGATTAGCAATAGAACATAACAAttttatatagaacatacattttaagtgtctgtatttatttgtaacttatatatgtgggagaaggtgtaatgtttttccagagttccagagtggagatttctgcatgttaactgtttcagtataaagaaacaccagctaaggatttgtcaatccattcaaagATTCTTCTTTGGGCTTATTgtgaaatcatttgtttattcttgatttttagactagcttcatttaatcttggagtaaagatgTGTGAagatctggaatcagttttaaacctggaaaactcccccctgaaagagctggacctcagtaacaatgacctgcaggattcagcagtggagctgctctctgctggactgaagagttcacactgtaaactgcagattctcaggtcagtgtttctgtgatttttcatttaaaatcattTGGGACGTCAGCGTTTAAATATTAACATACGCTGTtaagttggaatcagtaacgcgttactattttttaacccaagttttatttcagcaccaagtttgaccccaacttctgccgtaatctgccccgtaatctctgtttgtttttgtctctctccatttgtttctttctttctctctctctctccgtttgtgccaaaagttttacacaaaaaaattaaatccgcaaacaaaatgttaaaaatcaaaagcaaaaattgtttgttgcaaattcaaaagaaaaaaaatatatagcaaatattttaaatatacttggttactttattttagtttggattttgtcagtctttgctttaatttttgtgtttttgtgattttttttgcatttttctgttaaagaattTTGCTTcaggaatctctcctttgcttctgctttagttttttgcggacagcttccagtgcacagcagcagatacttttacaaataaatttcatacagacgttctgttcaatgttatattatgttatattattctctgtttcactccattaaaaagcttacATTAGCgtgatgtgctaaatattcatgcacaaagtaggtaactagctaactcactagctcaatgactaggtaactcactagcacacTGAGTAGGTAACAatctaattcactagctcactgagtagatAAGTAGCTAACTCAATAACACACTGACTATGTAActtactagttcactgactaggcaacccactagctcactgatgtatgtgggagaaggtgtaatgtttttttccagagtttaacttggaaaatagaataaattcacacaCTGCTAAAAGcctttcttgtttttctgttttgttaaacattttattttctattttaactcattataatctgtcccagagcttttggtgaactgtatgcccatgctgatcacaaataaagtggagatttctgcatgttaactatttcagtataaagaaacactaGCTCTTtaaatattcttctttgggtttattgtaaaatcatttatatattcttgttttttagactagcttcatgtaatcttggagtaaagacgtgtgaaaatctggaatcagttataaacctggaaaactcccccctgaaagagctggacctcagtaacaacgacctgcaggattcaggagtggagctgctctctgctggactgaagagttcacaatgtaaactgcagattctcaggtcagtgtttctgtgatttttcatttgaaattattagggctgtcagctttaaatcattaacatactttgttaagttggaatcagtaacgcattactatttttttaacccaagttttatttcggcaccaagtttgaccccaacttctgctgtaatctgctccgcctccacccaacatgcagatttcttttctggttaaacgactgaaacactttaatgcggtgtccagctgtaacaatccggttcAGATTTCCAGCTCAgagctttgttgctctctctccatttctctgtttgtgtttgtcCCTCCccatttgtttttctctctctctctctctctctctctctctctctctctctctctctctctccgtttgtgccaaaagttttacacaacaaaaataaaatccacaatcaaaatgttaggaatcaaaagcaaatattgtatgttacaaattcaaaagagaaaaaatatatagcaaatatatatgtttaaatatacttgtttactttattatactttacagttatttgaaaattatatcagtttggattttgccagtctttgcttttctttttgtgtttttgtgaattttttgtggagtttttttatttttctgttaaagacttttgcttctggaatctctcctttgcttctgctttagtttttttcttctgagttttggcacacttttcacaggtgggcggggcttagaagaaggcgttccccttgaacctccattggtcagctggttctggactgaccacTGAGACTCACCATGCCCACCCCGCTaatttcaagcgtccttccaaacacggagagcaAAAAGCTtctagtgcacagcagcagcagattgtgtttacaattaaattttattcaaatgttctgtttaatgttatattatgttatattattctctgtttcactccattaaaaagctcacattagcgtgctaaattttcatgcacaaagtaggtaactagctaactcactagctcaatgactaggtaactcactagctcactgagtaggtaactcactagttcactgactaggtaactagctaactcactagctcactggctaaTTAACTCACTAGTTCAGTGAAGAGGTAACTATCtcattcactagctcactgactatgtaactatcatactttgtgcatgaatatttagcacatctcgctaatgtgagctttttaatggagtgaaacagagaataatataacattgaacagaatgtttgtatgaaatttaattgttaaagtatctgctgctgctgtgcactggaagctgtTCGCTGTAAAGGATAATAACtgtaaaggataataaagtaaccaagtatatttaaacatatatatttgctatatatttttctcttttgaatttgtaacatacaatttttgattttgattcctaacattttattttttgcccGCCACCCCTCTTCGGAGAACCATTAagactttattcttattaatacaAACCTCTGATAACTGAGGTCActgtgcagagggaggacataacgatgtgtatatatacaaattaaaccaaatagaaaacaatatataggagaagagaagagagatataaaaaaacacaaaagaagaagttgtgcccttgaaaaaaaagttattataatatatataaaatatataaaaattattatagtatggcttcctatatttttccatttatccatccctaacataataacaaaaaaataagtaagtaaataaaaatagctaaatgtcttaaatgttgaatgtgttatgtgactgtgtgcatgtgtgtgtgtgtaggaacattcATGTAGTGTTGATATATGGATGATGTGGTTATAGATACAGGGGTGATACCGTTCCGGTGCCGCGCCAGAAATCAGGCGTAGCGTGGctctgaaaaggaaaaaaaaaaaaacctctgcgcAACAATAAGTGAGCTccgcgatacagttaaaaagATCTGCGTGTTACAAGATTGGGGTTCATGTCCCTTTAAGAAATGTATGTGAAGCACACTATATTTTGTTTAGATCAGTTTGGCGGAGGCAGCGGCAGTGTGTGATTAGGAGCAAATTAGGGTTAGGTGGCTGCTGCTTCGTCTCTCTCCGCCTCGTGTTAGGCTAGTTAACATCCACGGCTCTCCCCTCTGTTCTCTGAATGCTAGctacgtttatgtttgagtgcttagaactgctaataaatgaaagaagtgcttgggaactcaccctggactcctgtgacttgctttgaaagaaaaccaagtgaagtaaaagtgggtaTCACCCTAGAGCAGTTATCTCTAGCCCAAAGAACTACAAGTTCCACTGGTTCCCGTCCACGGCCGGGTGAAACAACTGCCAGGAGAAAAAAGGTGACATGCGCGACATTAGGTaagttccgcggtacagttaaaaagctccgcgcgacagtaggtgaactccacggtacagttaaaaagctctgcacgacagtaggtgaactccgcggtacagttaaaaagctccgagcgacagtagttgaactctgcggtacagttaaaaagctccgcggtacagttaaaaatctTGTGGctcaggaggtcgcaggttcgaacccccactcatgcagctttgccatcaagctgtcggtgctcagaaggagcaaaattggctctgctccctctgggtgggtagatggtgctctctccccacatcactccaagggtgatgtctgtagcacagggcatctgtgagctgatgtaccggagccgagccgctgcgctttccttcaagcgcactgtgatgctgcttggcaatgctgcatcagcagcagctcgaaaagaagcggtggctgacttcacatgtatcggaggaagcatgtgttagtcttcaccctcctggtgtgttggggcatcactagtgatagggggagtcctaatgagtgggttgggtaattggccgtgtaaattggggagaaaatgggaaaaaaaactttgtggctgtgttacattgatgagtgttttccagttttaagAAATGAATTCAAgattagttaaccatgctagaaattCTTCATTCATTATTGTGGATttgtcactatgttgcaaaaagatttaatacagtaaggaacctaagtttattgttttaaacaaatgttctatttgtttaaattgtcctttcactaatagttactgtgcacattttaatgttttattttatagttacggcTGGTACACAGAGGCGTCTCCGCTTTCCGACGCTGCAGGTCAGCAGGCAGTAGGCTTTCTATTCGCGATGTCTTCagaatttgcaaaaataaaaataaatgattctcagagcttcattcaagcttccacagcagtagagtttagattatcag includes the following:
- the LOC125801101 gene encoding NLR family CARD domain-containing protein 3-like isoform X6 — translated: MMDLQNSSSGGGPPVLKEKRAASPAPSGVSMKSDRSMGHPPNLSSGGGSSGSRTETQRGASPEPSCVSMKSDRSIELPPTFSSEDMTSDPHEKKKNFSRKELDHIFKKLQEKFISLVKNELNTFKKLLSPDYPACSEGEVDDDQKGGVLKVTLHILRNMNQTDLANTLESKLAPACQRKIKFKLRDKYQRINEGISGYGKSTLLSKIYTELYITEGGVGDVNQEHEVKQIETASRKKTTQERSIKCNNIFKPLPEQKRPIRTVLTKGVAGIGKTVSVQKYILDWSEGKVNQDILFIFPLPFRELNLMKEKKLSLVNLLQSFFPETQDLKPRHYKSYKIMFIFDGLDECRLPLDFQNNENLMNIEEQTSVDVLLTNLIKGNLLPSALLWITSRPAAVNQIPPECFDQVTEVRGFSDPQKQEYFSKRIRDQDLANKVFTHIRSSRSLYIMCHIPVFCWITATVLERMLSEAESGEIPRTLTQMFTHFLIFQIKHKSQKYSGNSDTDPQQTRTSILALGKLAFQQLEKGNLIFYEEDLRESGINIREVSVYSGVCTQIFREEHELHLGKVFSFVHLSVQEFLAALYAFLCFIDRSVLNQQTTKNQNTELSELFSRSSMTDFLSSAIDRALQSESGHLDLFLRFLLGLSLQSNQNLLRVVLTQTERISHSNEETIKYIKKKIEENSSPEKSINLFHCLNELNDHSLVQEVQKYLSGGGDRRLQQASLSPAQWSALAFVLVNSEEELEEFNLSKYDPSEECLLRLLPVVKISRRVVLASCNLGVKTCENLESVINLENSPLKELDLSNNDLQDSGVELLSAGLKSSQCKLQILRLSGCMITDKGCCSLASALISNPPHLKELDLTYNHPGESGVKLLSARLEDPHCKLEKLRVEHGGKIRIKPGLKKYGCDFTLDLNTAQHRLSLSEENRRVEYREELQSYPDHPERFDEWFQVLSRERVTGVTGRCYWEAEWSGGGAAVALSYKTISRKGSGSDCWFGGNINSWSLSYSDNSYSVHHNNNSTDLSTPPSGCRRVGVYVDRPSGTLSFYRVSSDTHTPSHTLTHLHTFYTTFTQPLYAGFWVVSGSSVRLCKIE